The following nucleotide sequence is from Diospyros lotus cultivar Yz01 chromosome 3, ASM1463336v1, whole genome shotgun sequence.
TCTTCCGATACAGTGGCTACAATTTCTAGGTTTTGCAAAATTTGAAGTGGTTTTCGTTTCAGCTTTTTTACCTACTCTGATTTTTCATGAGTAGGCTTTAAGTTTGAAGTTTGTTGCTAGGGTTTCTGGTTTTTcggattcttttttttttttttggttatgtaAATGGAGCAGCAAGAAGAGATTAGCAGCTCTAGGGATGCAGTCAAGGGCGATGAAGCTCCGGCGAGCTTCATAGTGGCGGCGAGGAGCGAAAACCCCGGCGAATTGAGTGGATCAACGATACCGCCGCCGGCGGTGGCGGCGACGCCGGTTAGCGTGGCGATGCCCGGTacgaaggtgaagaagaagagaggaaggccGAGGAAGTACGGACCCGGTGGGTCGGGTATGCCGGCATTATCACCAATGCCTATATCAGCGTCGATTCCGCTAACGGGAGAGTTCTCAGCTTGGAAACAGGGCAGAGGGAAGTCTATTAACTCATTTAAGAAGAAACATAAGTTAGAGTTTGGAAGTCCAGGTAACGAATTAACTTTCTATCTAAATCTTGAATTCGCGAGAATGCTTTACTGCatttattgatttactttttaCAATTGAGATCATTTTCTGTTACTGGAATTAGATTAGTATCTGTTGCAGTTGTGGCAGATCCTGTACCATTTTTGAtagttcaaattttaaaattattctctGTGGTGAAACTAGGCCAACTGATCTGTTTTGTTCTGTTTCCGATATAACATTTGGATGTGAGGATATTTTGATAAGCTTGAGGTGGGGTGGGACCCTTAACCTCAAACCTGAGGTACCCTCTAGATCTAGAATTTATGGCAGCCGTGAGATAGAAGAGGCTTCATTGTGTGTACTGTGGACTGAAGGAATCTTTCTCTTCAGTTTATAACTTCTTATCTTCTATTGAGGAATAACAGAAGGATGATAGTAATAAACAGGGAGTAAAAATTGTTGGAGAAGCCagcttgttttattttgttgatgGTAAGTGAGCTGATGTGACCAGTTTTGGAAACGTCTTCCCTTAATAATTGAATGAGACATAAGATGCAACAGAAGAATAAAGAATACAAATGGCTAATGGTAAGATACAAAATGATCAAATAACTGTGGATCTGATTCACAGGTCACACTTGGAAAAATCTTGACTGACTTGGAAAATGTCTGTTATACCTGACAAGTAACGACCTTAGTCATTGACTCCCCATTATTCTTTAGTAAACTGTTAAATTCAGACCTTGTAATATAACCCTCAAAATGGTAACTTGGAAAGGCCTGAGAAGCTGTATTAAATATTTACCTTTCCAAACCAATTTCCCCAAAAGTGCGAGATTAATTTTGCCGTGAGAATTTCTATAATCTAATGTAATCCTCCCATAAATGTCTGATTGTAATATTCACTTCTGAGTAGCACTAAAAAAGCAAAAAGAGCAATCTTGTTTCAGCAAAACTGAAGATTTTCACATTCACTTTTAAATAATTGTTTGTTTCAAATTGGAGGATTGTGAATAGAAAATACCACTGTAGTATCACATTTCCTAATGCATGCAATAAGAAtgtctttatcttttcattttctgtgaGAGGTTATGGTGGAGAAGCATGCTGACACCTCAAAGCATTCTTTATTCTATTAAGGGTACTGAATTATTGTGACAATCATGGACATATTCATATTGGTGGCTAAACCATTTATAGCTTGCTGCATGTGCTCTTATTTGATTGTCTATTGTTTCCATAGTGAGACttgtggttttggttttggtttcaCAGCTTAAAGTTGTAATTGTTGTTCTGTTGTTTTAACCAAGCAGGTTTTGGACAACTGGTTTCTATTTTCACTTGCTTTTTTCTTTCATACCTTTGGCAGGGGAGTGGGCATCTTACTTTGTTGGAGCAAATTTCACGCCTCATGTGATCACTGTTTATACTGGCGAGGTACTTCAGTTGCTTACTAAATATCTCTAGGTATTGAGTTAATTGCCTGCCTTTATTTTTCACTATAGGATATGGATAATCTGTAACTCATTGCTTGAAATCAATTCCTATGATGGTACAATATGAGGCAAGGGAGGATTACAAATAGGCAAACTCAGctgatttttgaattttcagaAGGTTGATTGTATCCTTTTCAAAGTGGAGAGAGAGTCCCCCAAGGAGGgattttgagaattttgcaATAAACATATATTTCAACTTGTGGAATCAACACATTAGCATGCTACTTAAATAGTACTTCCAGTTTCCACATTATAAAAATGTGCAAGAAAATAATCTTTAGGATGATCTTGTGATCGCGAGAATATTAACTGTTCTAATTAACTTGTTGAATCTAGAAAATAAGATTCAGTTGTCTTCATCTTCAAAATAGTTCCTTTCAAAGTTTTAATTTCTTGAGAATGTTTATGCAAACACAAAGCTCTGTCAAAttgttttggtctttttctcatctccttttttattatttctagtAGGATGTTGAAATTTGTGCATAAATTTCCTGTTCTGACCCCACCTACTTCGATTGAGGtttctgatgatgatgatgatagcCTCACCCTATAATACACATAAATTTTATAGGggaaaataatatgtatatgaACTTGATATACGGTAACAAGCATCACTTCTGCTGTGATTATCAAGAAATAGTTAGGTCTCACCATCAGCAAAACTATATCAACCATGGAAGTTGCAGACAGCTTGGACATTGACTTTTTGAACAATTTCCCAACACTGTCAGATATCTTCCAAATTTGtatcttttaatttatcagGACCATGCACTCTATTGTGAAGTATAAACATACTCATTGGAGGGTTAAAAAGCACTGTAAATTTAAAGAAGATTATTTATAATCTAGTGATAAAATATGAAAGGTAATGCTATATCATTGTCCTAAGCGTTAAATACCCATTGTTTTTAGacaatgtgtatttattatacTTTGTTTCAATGactaaatatcattttctattaTTTGGTGTTAAAACAAATGCGTTTATTTCGATAAAACCAACCAATAGAAAATGTTTAGGCTTAAAAGTGAGGTGTAATAAATACACATCATCTGAaaataaagtgtaataaatacTCTTTATCCATTGCCCTAAGGGCAACTGTTAGCATTACCCAATAAGAAAATGTAGATTTATTATAcctattaataatttttaagacaaaattgaaacttgtaatTAGCTTATGATAAAGATGTGAAAATGGCTTTTAACATCATTATCTTCGCACTTCTTTTATGTTGAATGGGCtaacttttatataaaaataaatgtgattgtaatttaaaaacataacgaaattttattgtattatttCTTGCTGTGTCCTCATTATGTTATGCCTTCACATTCTAAAAACAATGCCAATGTGTATATATCATGTCATATCCTTATGTTTGTATCCATGCTTTTAGGTCCCAACTACTTGGAATTCACTAGTATCCTTGGACCTTAAATGGAAGTCCCTTGCTTAGTGATTATGTTATATATGAGTTAATAGTTACATACTTTATTTTCTCTGAAGTGCATCTGATAAATGTATCCTTCTTGTAACTTCTAAGATTGTTAGAATTCAGTCTAACAATAAGGCAAATTGTTCACACTACATATTTTTCCCCATGCTGCCATTCCAGTTTGGACATTTAATAGTTCTAAACTGCCTCTTATCTATGTCTTTAGCTCCTGCAATGTGAATTATAATATCAATGTCATGCATTCAGTTTGTTACAGTATGCCGAGTTCAAATTTTCTTATCAGTCCAATGAAGCCatgcttattttttaattgaacaTTATTCTTCGAGGCAAACAAAGAACTGAAATTAACTTGTGGGTATGGATGCAAAGTTTCTCTTGTAGTGGTAATGAAACTTATGACTAGAAATGACAATTTCTACCTTTTGTTCTGGTTGTTTCAGGATGTTTCAAtgaagattttttctttttctcaacaaGAATCTAGAGCTGTCTGTGTTCTTTCAGCAAATGGAGCAATTTCGAATGTTACACTTCGGCAGGCTAACTCTTGTGGTGGTACTTTGACATATGAGGTGCAATCCTGTTCTTTCCTTTTTGCCTGATTTCTAAGTAGTTGGCTTGTGTATAATTTTTAGTAGGGTTGACATCTGCAATATACTTAAGATTGCTCAAACACCATACCATCTGTAATTATCTCTGATGATACAGAGAATATCACCAATAAATCTATAGTGACCTGGACCAATGGCGAAGTCTGCCGTGTTCAAACAGTTGAGCATCTATGTTGGGTCTTGAGCAGGTGCCTGAAACCACAAACATTGGGACTGCCGAGAGCCAACTCTGAACAAACTTAGGTGCAGGGGATGGTATGTATAAGTTTAGAAGGTCATGGTCGTTCAGCCTCTGTATCTTTATCCAGTTCCCTTGATACGATATGATAGAGGGTGTTCCCTGTTTTTGCGGGAATATCCTTCGATTGATAATTGAATTGGCTGAGATCAAATTGGATTCCTAGTCGTTTAAGATGATTCTCGTCCATTTAAGCGGACAAGGATCATCTCTGTATCTTTCGAGTTATTGGAGGGCGGCACCACTTACTGCTTTGATCAACTGCCCGTGCTAGTACCTGATGTGCATGTAATTGGGCTTGATGGCATGCCACCAGTTTAGTGACGTGAGATACACATCAATATCCTTATAGTTGTGAACTTGtggagaattaattaaataatgcaGAAAATTTCTTCAGCTTTGGTTTCCAACTTTTTTGTTAGTCATTCATCATTATGCATTGTGTTCAAGTACTAATCATGGAGATAAGCCGAGTTGAAAATGTTGAACTGTTTCTTCCATCTTCTGGCTTTATCACTTGGGAGCCTGTAACTTATGCTTCTTCTGTTTCCAGGGTCGTTTTGAAATACTTTCCTTGACTGGGTCATTTATACCTAGTGATGGTGGGGGAACAAGAAGCAGATCTGGTGGAATGAGTGTTTCGTTGGCCGGCCCAGATGGTCGTGTTTTTGGGGGAGGACTCGCTGGTCTGTTAGTAGCCGCTGGACCTGTTCAGGTTAGATTATGTTGTCAAAACAGgaaaaaaagaaaccaaaaaagaTTGATTGCTCTGCACTGtggttatatattttaatggtCAACTGTGAACTGTCCATTTAATTGTGATTCTTTAGATTGAGTCTGAACATATTCTACAAAAACTTACACTCATAATCCA
It contains:
- the LOC127797541 gene encoding AT-hook motif nuclear-localized protein 3-like — translated: MEQQEEISSSRDAVKGDEAPASFIVAARSENPGELSGSTIPPPAVAATPVSVAMPGTKVKKKRGRPRKYGPGGSGMPALSPMPISASIPLTGEFSAWKQGRGKSINSFKKKHKLEFGSPGEWASYFVGANFTPHVITVYTGEDVSMKIFSFSQQESRAVCVLSANGAISNVTLRQANSCGGTLTYEGRFEILSLTGSFIPSDGGGTRSRSGGMSVSLAGPDGRVFGGGLAGLLVAAGPVQVVIGSFSPGHRQEQKPKKQRFEHAINFSLPPANHHPAEPAEVVYGGPKPNFTPPSSFHGENMGTPIPFQVPKNLANENETSLPRAEPKGPNLQDREISC